A stretch of the Alnus glutinosa chromosome 6, dhAlnGlut1.1, whole genome shotgun sequence genome encodes the following:
- the LOC133870928 gene encoding uncharacterized protein LOC133870928 isoform X2, with product MRRASSIASSFLSRGFARRTFESRINAVRFYSDPSSLSSPKHPGPLAQYRNLIEQGKLQRDPYQERVALELEKLLGRLEQYEKDMEEYHVKLANWENNRENEGRRLLMEEAEQKQKGDIWMSVDKHRSKFLERWMFRKKSDKVEPGVGKWVSYLNRERKLDSLVGRRPTAPPAPRGLYIYGNVGSGKTMLMDMFYSATEGIVKHRRRYHFHEAMLKINEHMHKIWKNQVEEKSLQSSISSWIMNLPFDTKVKEWLAAEERYKQGVQMKNILPAVADKFLIDWRSDQRGASILCFDEIQTVDVFAIVALSGIVSRLLSTGTVLVATSNRAPNDLNQDGMQWEIFLKFLAKLEEHCEIVLVGSEIDYRRLISQRSIDQAHYFWPLDSIGVKEFEKIWCEVTNQLGGQITTDTIPVMFGRKLEVPESCEGVARFTFDYLCGQPVGAADYIAVAENYHTVFISDIPIMSMRIRDKARRFITLIDELYNHHCRLFGLAAASIDELFQGTEEGTLFDLESFQFETEIEGGKLRRNVLAEGSVGSGRAPTGIISMLSGQEEMFAFRRAVSRLIEMQTPLYLEGVRTLHPYFRRPHQEFEDECASTL from the exons ATGAGAAGAGCCTCGTCGATTGCTTCGTCGTTTTTATCTCGAGGGTTTGCTCGTCGAACCTTCGAGTCTCGCATCAATGCGGTTCGCTTCTACTCTGATCCATCCTCTCTTTCTTCCCCTAAGCATCCAG GACCACTGGCACAGTACAGGAATCTGATTGAGCAAGGGAAGCTACAACGTGATCCTTACCAGGAAAGGGTTGCTTTGGAATTAGAGAAATTACTTGGGAGGTTGGAGCAGTATGAAAAAGATATGGAGGAATATCAT GTAAAATTAGCTAACTGGGAGAATAACAGGGAGAATGAGGGGCGAAGGCTTTTGATGGAGGAAGCCGAACAAAAGCAGAAGGGGGACATATGGATGTCAGTAGACAAGCATCGAAGTAAATTTCTTGAAAGATGGATGTTCCG GAAAAAATCTGACAAGGTAGAACCAGGAGTGGGGAAATGGGTTTCATACCTCAACCGAGAGAGGAAGCTAGATTCACTCGTTGGTCGCCGTCCAACTGCTCCTCCAGCCCCAAgaggactatatatatatggcaatgTTGGAAGTG GGAAGACAATGCTTATGGATATGTTTTATAGTGCCACTGAGGGAATTGTTAAACATCGAAGAAGGTATCACTTTCACGAG GCTATGCTTAAAATTAATGAACATATGCATAAGATATGGAAGAATCAAGTGGAGGAAAAGTCTCTGCAGTCTAGCATTTCTAGTTGGATTATGAATCTTCCCTTTGATACAAAAGTCAAGGAGTGGTTGGCTGCAGAAGAAAGGTATAAGCAAGGGGTACAGATGAAAAATATTCTTCCCGCTGTGGCAGACAAGTTTCTCATCGACTGGCGATCGGATCAAAGAGGAGCTAGCATTCTTTGTTTTGATGAAATCCAG ACTGTTGATGTATTTGCTATTGTGGCCTTATCTGGAATTGTAAGCAGATTGTTGAGTACTGGAACTGTTCTTGTGGCCACCAGTAATCGAGCACCAAATGACTTAAATCAG GATGGTATGCAGTGGGAGATATTCCTAAAATTTCTTGCCAAATTGGAGGAGCATTGTGAGATTGTTCTGGTTGGAAGTGAGATCGATTATCGCCGTCTTATATCACAAAGATCTATAGATCAG GCTCATTACTTTTGGCCTTTAGATAGCATTGGTGTAAAGGAGTTTGAGAAAATATGGTGTGAAGTCACCAACCAATTGGGAGGACAAATCACAACAGATACTATTCCTGTCATGTTTGGCAG AAAATTGGAGGTTCCTGAAAGCTGTGAGGGAGTGGCAAGGTTCACATTCGACTATCTCTGTGGTCAGCCG GTAGGTGCTGCAGATTATATTGCAGTAGCAGAAAATTATCATACTGTCTTCATATCTGACATTCCGATTATGAGTATGCGCATCCGTGACAAG GCACGGCGGTTTATCACCCTCATCGAtgagttatacaatcatcactGCCGCCTATTTGGTTTAGCAGCAGCTTCAATTGATGAATTATTTCAAGGGACTGAAGAGGGTACACTTTTTGACTTGGAGAG TTTCCAGTTTGAAACAGAGATAGAAGGTGGGAAACTTCGCAGAAATGTTTTAGCAGAAGGCAGCGTGGGCTCAGGACGTGCCCCAACTGGTATTATATCAATGCTATCTGGCCAAGAAGAGATGTTTGCTTTCCGCCGTGCA
- the LOC133870928 gene encoding uncharacterized protein LOC133870928 isoform X1: MKKIWRNIMENEGRRLLMEEAEQKQKGDIWMSVDKHRSKFLERWMFRKKSDKVEPGVGKWVSYLNRERKLDSLVGRRPTAPPAPRGLYIYGNVGSGKTMLMDMFYSATEGIVKHRRRYHFHEAMLKINEHMHKIWKNQVEEKSLQSSISSWIMNLPFDTKVKEWLAAEERYKQGVQMKNILPAVADKFLIDWRSDQRGASILCFDEIQTVDVFAIVALSGIVSRLLSTGTVLVATSNRAPNDLNQDGMQWEIFLKFLAKLEEHCEIVLVGSEIDYRRLISQRSIDQAHYFWPLDSIGVKEFEKIWCEVTNQLGGQITTDTIPVMFGRKLEVPESCEGVARFTFDYLCGQPVGAADYIAVAENYHTVFISDIPIMSMRIRDKARRFITLIDELYNHHCRLFGLAAASIDELFQGTEEGTLFDLESFQFETEIEGGKLRRNVLAEGSVGSGRAPTGIISMLSGQEEMFAFRRAVSRLIEMQTPLYLEGVRTLHPYFRRPHQEFEDECASTL, from the exons ATGAAAAAGATATGGAGGAATATCAT GGAGAATGAGGGGCGAAGGCTTTTGATGGAGGAAGCCGAACAAAAGCAGAAGGGGGACATATGGATGTCAGTAGACAAGCATCGAAGTAAATTTCTTGAAAGATGGATGTTCCG GAAAAAATCTGACAAGGTAGAACCAGGAGTGGGGAAATGGGTTTCATACCTCAACCGAGAGAGGAAGCTAGATTCACTCGTTGGTCGCCGTCCAACTGCTCCTCCAGCCCCAAgaggactatatatatatggcaatgTTGGAAGTG GGAAGACAATGCTTATGGATATGTTTTATAGTGCCACTGAGGGAATTGTTAAACATCGAAGAAGGTATCACTTTCACGAG GCTATGCTTAAAATTAATGAACATATGCATAAGATATGGAAGAATCAAGTGGAGGAAAAGTCTCTGCAGTCTAGCATTTCTAGTTGGATTATGAATCTTCCCTTTGATACAAAAGTCAAGGAGTGGTTGGCTGCAGAAGAAAGGTATAAGCAAGGGGTACAGATGAAAAATATTCTTCCCGCTGTGGCAGACAAGTTTCTCATCGACTGGCGATCGGATCAAAGAGGAGCTAGCATTCTTTGTTTTGATGAAATCCAG ACTGTTGATGTATTTGCTATTGTGGCCTTATCTGGAATTGTAAGCAGATTGTTGAGTACTGGAACTGTTCTTGTGGCCACCAGTAATCGAGCACCAAATGACTTAAATCAG GATGGTATGCAGTGGGAGATATTCCTAAAATTTCTTGCCAAATTGGAGGAGCATTGTGAGATTGTTCTGGTTGGAAGTGAGATCGATTATCGCCGTCTTATATCACAAAGATCTATAGATCAG GCTCATTACTTTTGGCCTTTAGATAGCATTGGTGTAAAGGAGTTTGAGAAAATATGGTGTGAAGTCACCAACCAATTGGGAGGACAAATCACAACAGATACTATTCCTGTCATGTTTGGCAG AAAATTGGAGGTTCCTGAAAGCTGTGAGGGAGTGGCAAGGTTCACATTCGACTATCTCTGTGGTCAGCCG GTAGGTGCTGCAGATTATATTGCAGTAGCAGAAAATTATCATACTGTCTTCATATCTGACATTCCGATTATGAGTATGCGCATCCGTGACAAG GCACGGCGGTTTATCACCCTCATCGAtgagttatacaatcatcactGCCGCCTATTTGGTTTAGCAGCAGCTTCAATTGATGAATTATTTCAAGGGACTGAAGAGGGTACACTTTTTGACTTGGAGAG TTTCCAGTTTGAAACAGAGATAGAAGGTGGGAAACTTCGCAGAAATGTTTTAGCAGAAGGCAGCGTGGGCTCAGGACGTGCCCCAACTGGTATTATATCAATGCTATCTGGCCAAGAAGAGATGTTTGCTTTCCGCCGTGCA